In Anopheles gambiae chromosome 2, idAnoGambNW_F1_1, whole genome shotgun sequence, a single window of DNA contains:
- the LOC1281245 gene encoding N-alpha-acetyltransferase 20 — MTTLRPFTCNDMFRFNKVNLDPLTETYCLSFYMQYLAHWPEYFQVAESPTGEIMGYIMGKAEGQGESWHGHVTALTVSPDYRRLGLAATLMSFLEDVSEKKRCYFVDLFVRVSNKIAIEMYTKLGYIVYRTVLEYYVGDPDEDAYDMRKACSRDVHKKSVIPLEHPVRPEEVD, encoded by the exons ATGACCACCCTGAGGCCCTTCACCTGCAACGATATGTTCCGGTTCAACAAAGT GAACCTGGACCCACTGACCGAAACCTACTGTCTTTCGTTCTACATGCAGTACCTAGCACATTGGCCAGAGTACTTCCAGGTGGCAGAATCGCCGACCGGAGAAATCATGGGCTACA TTATGGGCAAGGCGGAAGGTCAAGGCGAAAGCTGGCACGGCCACGTAACGGCTCTTACCGTGTCGCCCGACTACCGACGGCTCGGCCTAGCAGCTACGCTGATGAGCTTCCTGGAGGATGTGAGCGAAAA GAAACGGTGCTACTTTGTAGATCTGTTTGTTCGCGTGAGCAATAAAATTGCCATCGAGATGTACACCAAGCTAGGCTACATCGTGTACCGGACGGTGCTCGAGTATTACGTCGGCGATCCGGACGAGGATGCGTACGACATGCGGAAGGCCTGCTCGAGGGATGTTCACAAAAAGTCCGTCATACCGCTGGAGCACCCGGTACGGCCCGAAGAGGTGGATTGA
- the LOC1281244 gene encoding protein crooked neck, with product MEKPQKMPKVAKVKNKAPAEVQITAEQLLREAKERDLEILPPPPKQKISDAAELADYQQRKRKTFEDNLRKNRMVVSNWIKYAQWEESQKEIQRARSIWERAIDNDHRNITIWLKYAEMEMKHRQVNHARNLWDRAVTILPRVNQFWYKYTYMEEMLENVAGARQVFERWMEWQPEEQAWQTYINFELRYKEIDRARTIYERFVMVHPEVKNWIKYARFEEAHGFINGSRTVYERAIEFFGDDHADERLFIAFARFEEGQKEHDRVRVIYKYALDHLPKDRTTELYKAYTIHEKKYGDRSGIEDVIVSKRKFQYEQEVNENPTNYDAWFDYLRLVENENDPELIRETYERAIANVPPAKDKNLWRRYIYLWINYALYEELETEDLERTRQIYCTCLELIPHKLFTFSKIWLLYAQFEIRCKNLQTARKTLGMAIGRCPRDKLFRGYIDLEIQLREFDRCRILYEKFLEFGPENCTTWMKFAELESLLGDTDRARAIYELAIQQPRLDMPELLWKSYIDFEVQQGEFQLARQLYERLLERTVHVKVWISYAKFEISAENEEEGLNVPLARRIYERANECLKGLAEKESRVLVLEAWRDFERDHGDEATLKKVLERMPRKVKKRQKIVSESGVEEGWEEVFDFIFPEDEMARPNLKLLAAAKNWKRKQDTDPPVAAPMETNQTEQVEGSEEQQEEQPANDEAPNDDGAEQEPSAEANEAADE from the exons ATGGAGAAACCACAGAAAATGCCCAAAGTGGCAAAG GTGAAAAACAAAGCACCAGCGGAGGTGCAAATCACCGCAGAACAGCTGCTGCGTGAGGCGAAGGAGCGTGATCTGGAAATtctgccaccgccgccgaaGCAAAAGATTTCCGATGCGGCCGAGCTGGCCGACTACCAGCAGCGGAAGCGCAAAACATTCGAGGACAATCTGCGCAAAAACCGCATGGTCGTCAGCAACTGGATCAAGTACGCCCAGTGGGAAGAGTCGCAGAAGGAAATTCAGCGCGCCCGGTCGATCTGGGAGCGTGCGATCGATAACGACCATCGGAACATTACGATATGGCTAAAGTACGCGGAGATGGAGATGAAGCACCGGCAGGTGAACCACGCGCGCAATCTGTGGGACCGGGCGGTCACGATACTGCCGCGTGTCAACCAGTTCTGGTACAAGTACACGTACATGGAGGAAATGCTGGAGAATGTGGCCGGCGCCCGGCAGGTGTTTGAGCGCTGGATGGAATGGCAACCGGAGGAGCAGGCGTGGCAAACGTACATCAACTTCGAGCTGCGCTACAAAGAGATCGACCGGGCCCGCACGATCTACGAGCGGTTCGTGATGGTACATCCGGAGGTGAAGAACTGGATCAAGTACGCCCGGTTCGAGGAGGCGCACGGGTTCATCAATGGGTCGCGCACTGTGTACGAGCGGGCGATCGAGTTCTTCGGCGACGATCACGCCGACGAGCGGCTGTTCATCGCGTTCGCTCGTTTCGAGGAGGGCCAGAAGGAGCACGACCGCGTGCGCGTCATCTACAAGTACGCGCTGGACCACCTGCCGAAGGATCGCACGACGGAACTGTACAAGGCGTACACGATACACGAGAAAAAGTACGGCGACCGGTCGGGCATCGAGGATGTGATCGTGTCGAAGCGCAAGTTCCAGTACGAGCAGGAGGTGAACGAAAATCCAACCAACTACGACGCCTGGTTCGACTATCTGCGCCTGgtggagaacgagaacgatcCGGAGCTGATACGCGAAACGTACGAGCGGGCGATCGCGAACGTTCCGCCGGCGAAGGACAAGAATCTGTGGCGCCGGTACATCTACCTGTGGATCAACTACGCACTGTACGAGGAGCTGGAAACGGAGGATCTCGAGCGCACGAGACAGATCTACTGCACCTGCCTCGAGCTGATACCGCACAAGCTGTTTACGTTCAGCAAAATCTGGCTGCTGTACGCGCAGTTCGAAATTCGCTGCAAAAACTTGCAAACCGCGCGCAAAACGCTCGGCATGGCGATCGGACGCTGCCCGCGGGACAAACTCTTTCGGGGGTACATCGATCTCGAGATACAGCTGCGCGAGTTCGACCGGTGCCGCATCCTGTACGAAAAGTTCCTCGAGTTTGGACCGGAGAACTGCACCACGTGGATGAAGTTTGCCGAGCTGGAGTCGCTGCTCGGTGATACGGATCGGGCGCGCGCCATCTACGAGCTGGCGATCCAGCAGCCCCGCCTCGACATGCCCGAGCTGCTGTGGAAAAGCTACATCGACTTCGAGGTGCAACAGGGCGAGTTCCAGCTGGCGCGCCAACTGTACGAACGGCTGCTGGAGCGCACCGTCCACGTGAAGGTGTGGATATCGTACGCCAAGTTTGAGATAAGCGCCGAGAACGAGGAGGAAGGCCTGAACGTCCCACTGGCAAGACGCATCTACGAGCGGGCCAACGAGTGTCTGAAGGGTTTGGCGGAGAAGGAGTCGCGCGTGCTGGTGCTGGAAGCGTGGAGGGACTTTGAGCGCGACCACGGCGACGAAGCGACCCTCAAGAAGGTGCTGGAACGGATGCCGCGCAAGGTGAAGAAGCGCCAGAAGATCGTGTCCGAGTCGGGCGTGGAGGAGGGCTGGGAGGAGGTGTTCGATTTCATCTTCCCCGAGGACGAAATGGCACGCCCGAATCTGAAGCTGCTGGCGGCGGCTAAGAACTGGAAGCGGAAGCAGGACACTGACCCACCGGTGGCGGCACCGATGGAAACGAACCAGACTGAGCAGGTGGAAGGTTCGGAAGAGCAACAGGAAGAACAACCAGCCAACGATGAAGCTCCTAACGACGACGGAGCAGAACAAGAACCATCCGCGGAAGCGAATGAAGCGGCGGACGAATAA